One Paroedura picta isolate Pp20150507F chromosome 16, Ppicta_v3.0, whole genome shotgun sequence genomic region harbors:
- the TEX51 gene encoding testis-expressed protein 51, which produces MSQSGWEGMPFLPVFTAMACLHGLLIWALSARLTDACLCCWPDAAKYFGYDVQLLANGNKEVADKLEQLFLGGSSGKCAIYGGRFLEREDMEREAGNLFVQLQQIIQKNEKDLDRLMTEAGREKQNFSKRLEEVSGTFLKEICSASCEQIRFQPYELAECGGCRLLKVPCNDSTVCAGPNVLAGVLVTIVILLSAGAGVWYYRHKKAEEEGGPKENDDAGSSESSWSSEGSEDTDSPSPSAEKTPKSTKANAPDQSFTKSSPYQNVPPAPSTPYQNVPPFPSTPYQNIPPFPSTPYQNVPPFPSTPYQNVHDIPSPPHIW; this is translated from the exons ATGTCACAGTCTGGATGGGAAGGGATGCCTTTTCTTCCGGTTTTCACGGCTATGGCATGTTTACACGGACTGTTGATCTGGGCCCTGTCCGCGCGGCTGACCGACGCGTGCCTCTGTTGCTGGCCGGACGCGGCCAAGTATTTCGGCTATGACGTGCAGCTTCTGGCGAACGGGAACAAAGAAGTTGCTGATAAACTGGAGCAGCTTTTCCTAGGGGGCAGCAGTGGGAAATGTGCCATTTACGGTGGAAGATTTCTGG AGCGAGAAGATATGGAGCGGGAGGCCGGGAACCTCTTCGTTCAACTTCAGCAGATCATCCAGAAAAACGAGAAAG ATCTCGATCGCCTCATGACAGAAGCAGGGCGGGAAAAACAGAATTTCAGCAAGAGATTGGAAGAGGTTTCCGGCACCTTTCTGAAAGAAA TTTGCAGCGCCTCCTGCG AACAGATCCGGTTTCAACCTTATGAGCTGGCGGAGTGTGGGGGCTGCCGCCTACTCAAAGTTCCCTGCAATGATTCTACAGTGTGTGCAG GGCCCAACGTTCTTGCAGGTGTGCTGGTGACCATTGTGATCTTGCTTAGTGCTGGCGCTGGAGTGTG GTATTACCGGCacaaaaaggcagaggaagaaggaggaccCAAAGAGAATGACGACGCAGGCAGTTCGGAGAGCTCGTGGAGTTCTGAGGGGTCGGAAGATACGGACAGTCCAAGCCCCTCTGCGGAGAAGACTCCAAAATCCACAAAGGCGAATGCCCCAGATCAGTCGTTTACTAAGAGCTCGCCGTACCAGAACGTGCCACCCGCCCCAAGCACGCCGTACCAAAATGTACCTCCCTTCCCAAGCACCCCGTACCAAAACATCCCACCCTTCCCAAGCACCCCGTACCAAAATGTGCCACCCTTCCCAAGCACCCCGTACCAAAACGTACATGACATACCAAGCCCACCACATATTTGGTAG
- the IZUMO3 gene encoding izumo sperm-egg fusion protein 3 isoform X1 produces the protein MAMTPQFLLAFPLLLWFLQGGFTCLHCDRRFLDSVATVLKETLPANLSGRDTLIERQIKSLADIHGTFLQENYERVLDVRGVTNLKSNIINWLREIKKQPWKGVFLWQLTLYHLRGALRKQMKQTLEQFADLACSEDCTVTEGPVLDCWTCLRIAIQCFDGELCGVEDERLAEHKEINLYVFLVCESVLISSAVLVSLELGGAYPVFGWSSLASPLKRAFHVSGWSSLASQGLAYVI, from the exons ATGGCAATGACTCCCCAATTCCTGCTGGCTTTCCCCCTGCTGCTCTGGTTCCTCCAAGGGGGGTTCACCTGTCTTCATTGTGACCGTCGCTTCTTGGACTCTGTCGCTACCGTGCTGAAGGAAACGCTGCCGGCCAATCTCTCGGGACGTGACACTTTAATAGAACGGCAAATCAAGTCCTTGGCCGACATTCATGGCactttcctccaagaaaactatGAACGTGTCCTGG ATGTCCGAGGAGTGACGAATCTCAAATCCAACATTATTAATTGGCTGCGTGAAATCAAGAAGCAGCCATGGAAAG GGGTCTTCCTGTGGCAACTCACCCTGTACCATCTTCGGGGCGCTCTACGGAAGCAGATGAAGCAAACTCTCGAGCAATTTGCTGACCTCG CTTGCTCAGAGGACTGTA CAGTGACCGAGGGTCCCGTTTTGGACTGCTGGACCTGCTTGCGCATCGCCATCCAGTGCTTCGATGGGGAGCTCTGTGGAG TGGAAGACGAGCGACTTGCGGAACATAAAGAAATCAACCTTTATGTCTTCTTGGTGTGTGAATCGGTGTTGATTTCTTCAGCTGTGCTCGT GTCGCTGGAACTAGGAGGTGCTTATCCTGTgtttgggtggagttcattagcaagtccattaaaAAGAGCCTTTcatgtgtctgggtggagttcactAGCAAGTCAAGGTCTTGCCTATGTTATCTGA
- the IZUMO3 gene encoding izumo sperm-egg fusion protein 3 isoform X2: protein MAMTPQFLLAFPLLLWFLQGGFTCLHCDRRFLDSVATVLKETLPANLSGRDTLIERQIKSLADIHGTFLQENYERVLDVRGVTNLKSNIINWLREIKKQPWKGVFLWQLTLYHLRGALRKQMKQTLEQFADLACSEDCTVTEGPVLDCWTCLRIAIQCFDGELCGVEDERLAEHKEINLYVFLVCESVLISSAVLVYLVCFKHKKKMLQKALAR, encoded by the exons ATGGCAATGACTCCCCAATTCCTGCTGGCTTTCCCCCTGCTGCTCTGGTTCCTCCAAGGGGGGTTCACCTGTCTTCATTGTGACCGTCGCTTCTTGGACTCTGTCGCTACCGTGCTGAAGGAAACGCTGCCGGCCAATCTCTCGGGACGTGACACTTTAATAGAACGGCAAATCAAGTCCTTGGCCGACATTCATGGCactttcctccaagaaaactatGAACGTGTCCTGG ATGTCCGAGGAGTGACGAATCTCAAATCCAACATTATTAATTGGCTGCGTGAAATCAAGAAGCAGCCATGGAAAG GGGTCTTCCTGTGGCAACTCACCCTGTACCATCTTCGGGGCGCTCTACGGAAGCAGATGAAGCAAACTCTCGAGCAATTTGCTGACCTCG CTTGCTCAGAGGACTGTA CAGTGACCGAGGGTCCCGTTTTGGACTGCTGGACCTGCTTGCGCATCGCCATCCAGTGCTTCGATGGGGAGCTCTGTGGAG TGGAAGACGAGCGACTTGCGGAACATAAAGAAATCAACCTTTATGTCTTCTTGGTGTGTGAATCGGTGTTGATTTCTTCAGCTGTGCTCGT GTATTTGGTGTGCTTCAAACACAAAAAGAAGATGCTGCAGAAAGCGCTGGCTCGCTAG
- the IZUMO2 gene encoding izumo sperm-egg fusion protein 2 has translation MLVLGSPLWVLQLLALLPAGLWGCLQCDEKFKEEMAKLRTGLVPRQIHDSRLKARAEALLKGLEGDFLSHYATSQFAGYAVKTTVDGLLEEVKSMIETLSRSTLTDQALLDELVDFRKKTTMKLKVALKEHQTKACDKATCGKFKELYCRGIPRSHLEAGIPSIALWLLSSSSSVADWLRYSVLDCVGCKDINAVCYTIRQCFVDSQDRLSLRYGPVRWDPNITQNGVAIVLCMGGLLFVVIIGVIIKYWRNYLYLYV, from the exons ATGCTTGTCCTGGGCTCTCCCTTGTGGGTCCTGCAACTTCTGGCCTTACTTCCTGCAGGCCTTTGGGGCTGTCTACAGTGCGATGAAAAGTTTAAGGAGGAGATGGCAAAGCTCAGGACCGGGCTCGTTCCACGCCAGATCCATGACTCTCGCCTCAAGGCACGTGCCGAGGCACTGCTAAAGGGTCTCGAGGGAGATTTTTTATCACATTACGCCACCAGCCAGTTTGCTGGATATGCAG tTAAGACTACAGTGGATGGACTGCTTGAAGAAGTGAAGTCCATGATAGAAACGCTGTCTAGAAGCACTCTTACAG ACCAGGCTCTGCTGGATGAACTGGTTGACTTCCGGAAGAAAACAACCATGAAGCTCAAAGTGGCATTAAAGGAACATCAGACAAAAG cTTGTGACAAGGCGACCTGTGGTAAGTTCAAGGAGTTGTATTGC cggggaatccccaggtcccacctggaggctggcatccctagtattgCTCTGTGGttgctctcttcttcctcctctgttgcAGACTGGCTCCGATACAGCGTTTTGGATTGCGTCGGATGTAAAGATATTAATGCTGTTTGCTACACGATACGTCAGTGCTTTG TGGATTCCCAGGATCGCCTCTCTCTTCGCTATGGACCAGTCCGGTGGGACCCCAACATCACCCAAAACGGCGTGGCTATTGTCCTGTGCATGGGCGGACTGCTCTTCGTGGTGATCATCGGCGT GATTATAAAATATTGGAGAAACTATCTCTACCTGTACGTTTAG